From one Melospiza melodia melodia isolate bMelMel2 chromosome 6, bMelMel2.pri, whole genome shotgun sequence genomic stretch:
- the LOC134419484 gene encoding ras association domain-containing protein 8-like: MELKVWVDGIQRVVCGVSEQTTCQEVVIALARAIGQTGRYVLVQKLREKERQLLPLECPLESLAKCGQYANDVQFILRRTGPSMAERPSSSPLLGSPQAPERTFIRASLPIKPRLTSIDGPRSREPKKSMTFSLGPTGSSDLFAVSRWRHQTRDGLDLEGGGVVQPSKEELFRRVLQQQEQLHSLEAHGDTLEMDLRLWERSRLAGQENEILYLEQVVRRNETELGEEEFWQSELRLEKECERERQERVRSLRASLEEYTQRIYELSVRTEALQEEIQWEMAERAKRGKEISMPSPIELEDMATKMKRDLEAKVKQGTQLESNLASVEKALEEAEKNLQAQTQELEELNKELRQCNLQQFIQQTGATVTVVQARSEEDAQAEPSPCELPAYRRNGGFSPTAGTDLPPQVSTKQLLGHPRTLPEPLVSSLSPEVVSTRQSIWR; this comes from the exons atggagctgaagGTCTGGGTGGATGGGATCCAGAGGGTCGTGTGTGGAGTCTCGGAGCAAACCACCTGCCAAGAAGTGGTCATTGCCCTGGCACGGGCCATTG GTCAGACGGGCCGCTATGTGCTGGTGCAGAAGCTGCGGGAGAAGGAGCGGCAGCTGCTGCCGCTGGAGTGTCCCCTGGAGTCGCTGGCCAAGTGTGGGCAGTATGCCAACGACGTGCAGTTCATCCTGCGGCGGACGGGCCCCAGCATGGCCGAGCGGCCCTCCTCGAGCCCCCTCCTGGGCTCTCCCCAGGCTCCCGAGAGGACGTTCATCCGGGCCAGCTTGCCCATCAAGCCCAGGCTCACCAGCATAGACGGACCCCGTTCCAGGGAGCCCAAAAAGTCCATGACCTTCAGCCTGGGTCCGACAGGCTCCAGCGACCTATTCGCCGTGAGCCGATGGAGGCACCAAACACGGGATGGGCTAGACTTGGAGGGTGGTGGTGTTGTCCAGCCCTCCAAGGAGGAGCTTTTTAGGAGAGtgttgcagcagcaggagcagctgcattCCTTGGAGGCCCATGGAGACACGCTAGAAATGGACCTACGGCTCTGGGAGCGCAGCCGGCTTGCTGGCCAGGAGAATGAGATCCTCTATCTGGAGCAAGTGGTGAGGAGGAATGAGACAGAGCTGGGTGAGGAGGAGTTCTGGCAGAGTGAGCTCCGGCTGGAAAAGGAGTGCGAGCGGGAGCGACAGGAGCGGGTGAGGAGCCTGCGGGCCAGCCTGGAGGAGTACACCCAGAGGATCTATGAGCTGAGTGTCCGGACTGAGGCCCTGCAGGAGGAGATCCAATGGGAGATGGCTGAGAGGGCCAAGAGGGGGAAGGAGATCTCTATGCCCAGCCCCATAGAGCTGGAGGACATGGCCACCAAAATGAAAAGGGACCTGGAGGCCAAGGTCAAGCAAGGCACCCAGCTGGAGAGCAACCTGGCCAGTGTGGAGAAGGCCCTGGAGGAAGCTGAAAAGAACCTACAG GCCCAGACCCAGGAGCTGGAGGAGTTAAATAAGGAGCTGAGGCAGTGTAATTTGCAGCAGTTTATTCAGCAGACGGGGGCCACGGTGACCGTCGTGCAGGCCCGGTCCGAGGAGGACGCCCAGGCGGAGCCGAGCCCGTGCGAGCTGCCAGCCTACCGGAGAAACGGAG gtttttctcCCACCGCTGGTACAGACTTGCCTCCTCAGGTCAGCACCAAGCAGCTCCTCGGCCATCCCAGGACCCTGCCGGAGCCCCTGGTGTCCAGCCTGAGCCCCGAGG TTGTATCAACCAGGCAGAGCATCTGGAGGTAG